The DNA region TGGTGTTGAGGCGCTCGATCTCCTCACGAACCGTATCGACGGAAATTCGCCCGCCGTTTGCCAAGGTGGCCATGCGTGTGATGGCACCATTCAGGTCGCGAAAGTTATTCGTCCAGATTGCCAATGCTGACTGGGCGAATCGCACGAAATTGGTACGTGCTTCTTTGTTGAAGGTGACCCGCTGCCCCGTTCGGCGAGTGAAGTTCTCCAGTTCATAATCGATGTTCGGCTCGATGTCCTCGCGCCGATCGCGCAATCCGGGTAGCCGAAAAGCCCAGAGGCTGATTCGGGCAAGCAGGTCGTTGCGGAAGTGTCCAGTGCACACGTCGGCGTGCAGGTCGCGGTTCGTTCCGGCGAGCAATTGAAATTCGCTCTCCACTTCCTGATCGGCCCCGACAGGCGAGAATCGTTTCTCTTCCAGCGCGCGGAGGAGCATGGCCTGCTCGTCCGGTCCCATGTCGCCGACTTCGTCCAGGAATAGGACTCCTTGATGTGCCTTGCGCAATAGGCCTGTCCTTGCCTGCAAGGCGCCGGTAAACGCGCCCTTGATATGCCCGAACAGCGTCGACATGGCCGCATCGCCGCGCAGTGTTGCGCTATTGACCTCGACGAAGGGTCCGCTGATCAGCTTCCGAGCGGACTTCAGCTCATAGATCTGGCGTGCCAGGCGAGACTTGCCGGCTCCCGTCGGTCCCATCAAGAGCAATGGTTCGGAAGAGCGCAGCGCGACGCGCTCGATCTGCTCGATCATGGCGTTG from Phycisphaerae bacterium includes:
- a CDS encoding sigma 54-interacting transcriptional regulator, translated to MIDLDISRYDRLASRFALEHHESLTFLKSGIETRNRQFNAMIEQIERVALRSSEPLLLMGPTGAGKSRLARQIYELKSARKLISGPFVEVNSATLRGDAAMSTLFGHIKGAFTGALQARTGLLRKAHQGVLFLDEVGDMGPDEQAMLLRALEEKRFSPVGADQEVESEFQLLAGTNRDLHADVCTGHFRNDLLARISLWAFRLPGLRDRREDIEPNIDYELENFTRRTGQRVTFNKEARTNFVRFAQSALAIWTNNFRDLNGAITRMATLANGGRISVDTVREEIERLNTIWRPDSEGVGVGLLRQILDPDRLAELDRFERVQLADVLTVCRASRTLSEAGRVLFAASRERRKKANDADRLRKYLSRFGVQWEEISTVAQDA